The sequence below is a genomic window from Fimbriimonadaceae bacterium.
CGGGATGTTGGTGAACGGTTCGGGCATCGAGGTCTCCAGGAGATACCTGCGATTGGAGCCGCGCCGGATGGAGGATGGCACGCTGAGGTTGGTGGACAGCGAACGCGCCGTCGATCGGGTTCAAGCGGGCGATGTCTTGACCGTCGAGGTCACCCTTCGGTCGCGCGAGGACCGCGAGTACATGCTCATCGAGGACCCGATCCCGAGCGGATTCCGGATCGTGGACCGTGGGGCGATCGACCCCTACGAGGAGTGGGTGTGGTGGTACTCGCAGATGGACGCCTACGATGACCGCATGGCCGTGTTCGCCCGCCACCTTCCCCGCGGCACCCAGACGTTCCGGTACACGATCCGTGCCGAGAACGTCGGCATTGCCCACGCGCTGCCGTGCCGGGCCTTCGACATGTACCGCCCCGAGGTGTTCGGCTCGTCGTCGGAGACCGTCGTGGAGGTCCAGCGGTGAGGCGCGGCGTCAAGGTGCGCGCACAGCAACCCGGCGGTGAAGGGCGGCGCGCAAGCGCGCGCACTCCCACGTTGGTGGCGTTCGTGGTGGTGGCCGCCATCACGGTGGCGGCGCTGGTCCAACTCCTTGCCACCCCGCCGCCGCGGCGTCTGATCGCGGCCTACTTCACCAGTCTCGACGGACGGACGGGCTCGCAGCGCCACAACGCACACCTGGCCCTCGAACAACTCAACGGAACGGTGCTCGCGCCGGGCGCCGAGTTCTCGTTCAACCAGGTGGTGGGTTCGCTGTCGCGCGATCAGGGGTTTCGGCGCGCCCCGGTGAGCTACAACGGAACCTTGATCGACGATTGGGGCGGCGGCGTGTGCCAGACGTCGACGACGCTCTACAATGCGGCGATGTTGGCGGGGTTGGAGCTGGTCGAACGCCACCCGCACCGCTTTGCGCCGAGCTACGTGCCCGCGGGCCGCGACGCCGCCGTGGCCTTCAGCAGCGTGGACCTGCGGTTCCGCAACCCGTTCCCGTTCGCGGTCCGCCTGTCCGGCCGGATCGATGGAGACCGGCTCCTCATCGAGGTGTGGGGCAAGAAGATGCCCAAAGGGCGGCCCCAGATCGTCCAGGAGGTGCACGGCGTGCAGACCCCTGGGACGCTGGTCTTGGAGGGCCCTTCCCCACGCGTGCGCAACACGGGAAAGGCCGGGAGCGAAGTAGCGACCTACCGAGTGACCGGAGACCGGCGCGAACTGCTGTCTTTGGACAGCTACCCGGTGATGGACCGCGTAGTCGAGCGCCGGGACCGCCTCTAGGAGATCATCGCTAGAACGCG
It includes:
- a CDS encoding VanW family protein; its protein translation is MRRGVKVRAQQPGGEGRRASARTPTLVAFVVVAAITVAALVQLLATPPPRRLIAAYFTSLDGRTGSQRHNAHLALEQLNGTVLAPGAEFSFNQVVGSLSRDQGFRRAPVSYNGTLIDDWGGGVCQTSTTLYNAAMLAGLELVERHPHRFAPSYVPAGRDAAVAFSSVDLRFRNPFPFAVRLSGRIDGDRLLIEVWGKKMPKGRPQIVQEVHGVQTPGTLVLEGPSPRVRNTGKAGSEVATYRVTGDRRELLSLDSYPVMDRVVERRDRL